A single window of Candidatus Methylomirabilota bacterium DNA harbors:
- a CDS encoding pitrilysin family protein, giving the protein MTEEYRKSLLPNGIRVITEEMSHVRSVAVGVWVETGSRHEPDERAGISHLIEHLVFKGTATRSAEEIARTMDSVGGQMDAFTTKEHTCFYVQVLDEHLPLAVDLLTDILLHPRFDADELEREKSVVLQEIKMVEDTPDDLIHDLFSAHVWAGHPLGRPILGSREAVEAYRRELVHAHFVGHYVPPKIIIAVAGNVTHARAVELFGAGFDGFRLPAVEPPSQLPVMRPGVNIVPKPLEQVHLVIGFPGLSHGAPERYALFLLNDIVGGSMSSRLFQEVRERQGLAYSIHSGVQPFRDTGLLYIYAATDSANFSKVLKALLKELRDLKKNGVSVDELKRAKDHLKGSLMLSLESTSSRMNRLAKHEMHLGSFLTMDAMLASIDGVRHEEVQALVSDLLDEERLALTTYGPLDRRHLPRELRADGVSPGQ; this is encoded by the coding sequence GTGACTGAAGAGTACCGGAAGAGCCTGCTGCCCAACGGCATCCGGGTCATCACGGAGGAGATGTCCCATGTCCGCTCGGTCGCCGTCGGCGTCTGGGTGGAGACGGGCTCGCGCCACGAGCCCGATGAGCGGGCCGGCATCTCGCACCTCATCGAGCACCTGGTTTTCAAGGGGACGGCCACCCGGAGCGCCGAGGAGATCGCCCGAACCATGGATTCGGTGGGGGGGCAGATGGATGCCTTCACCACCAAGGAGCACACGTGCTTCTACGTGCAGGTCCTGGACGAGCATCTCCCTCTGGCCGTGGACCTCCTCACCGACATCCTGCTGCACCCGCGCTTCGACGCCGATGAGCTGGAGCGGGAGAAGAGCGTGGTGTTGCAGGAGATCAAGATGGTGGAGGATACGCCGGACGATCTCATCCACGACCTGTTCTCCGCCCACGTGTGGGCCGGCCACCCCCTGGGCCGCCCGATTCTGGGCTCTCGAGAGGCGGTGGAGGCCTACCGACGCGAGCTCGTCCACGCCCACTTCGTTGGCCACTACGTGCCTCCCAAGATCATCATCGCCGTGGCCGGCAACGTGACGCACGCGCGGGCGGTGGAGCTCTTCGGAGCCGGGTTCGACGGGTTCCGGCTGCCCGCCGTGGAGCCGCCCAGCCAGCTCCCGGTGATGCGGCCGGGCGTGAACATCGTCCCCAAGCCCCTCGAGCAGGTGCACCTGGTCATTGGCTTCCCCGGCCTGAGCCACGGCGCTCCCGAGCGCTACGCCTTGTTCCTGCTCAACGACATCGTGGGTGGCAGCATGTCGTCGCGCCTGTTCCAGGAGGTGCGCGAACGCCAGGGGCTGGCCTACTCCATCCACTCCGGCGTGCAGCCGTTCCGCGACACCGGTCTGCTCTACATCTATGCGGCCACCGACAGCGCCAACTTCTCGAAGGTCCTCAAGGCGCTGCTCAAGGAGCTGCGAGACCTCAAGAAGAACGGGGTCTCCGTGGATGAGCTCAAGCGGGCCAAGGATCACCTCAAGGGCAGCCTCATGCTGTCGCTGGAGTCCACTTCCAGCCGCATGAACCGGCTGGCCAAGCACGAGATGCACCTCGGGTCGTTCCTCACCATGGACGCCATGCTGGCCTCCATCGATGGGGTGCGTCACGAGGAAGTGCAGGCCCTCGTCAGCGACCTGCTCGACGAGGAGCGCCTGGCCCTCACCACCTACGGGCCCCTGGACCGGCGCCACCTACCGCGCGAGCTCCGCGCCGACGGAGTCTCCCCGGGGCAATGA
- the pnp gene encoding polyribonucleotide nucleotidyltransferase, translating into MSHSVHMEINGQPLSLETGKVAKQAEGAVIVRHGGTMVLATCVAARSATEGQDFFPLTVEYRERAYAGGRIPGGYFKREGRPAEHEVLTSRLIDRPIRPLFPKGFRNEVQVICLTISADGQNEADVLAMNGASAALCLSGIPFDGPVGAVRVGLVDGKLVANPTVAQQQLCTLELVIAGTADAVLMVEAGAQEVSEDVMIEAIAFGHAECRRLAGIQRELVQRAGKPRWAVDPEAGRDRQLEARVAAIVGDRLTAVLGIVEKQARGDAVQRLFEEVAQALGDDGKQPAVREAFEALEALEVRRMIVDRGVRIDGRKVSEIRPISVDMAYLPRAHGSAVFTRGETQALVAATLGTKSDEQKIELLEGEMYRRFMLHYNFPSFSVGEVRRFGSPGRREIGHGALAERAVSAVLPSREDFPYTIRVVSDILESNGSSSMATVCGASLALMDAGVPLKSHVAGIAMGLVKEGDRYGILTDIMGTEDHYGDMDFKVAGTERGVTALQMDIKIAGVSTEIMRAALGQAREARLSVLAKMREAIERPRPELAPHAPRFVTIKIRPEKIREIIGPGGKVVRAIQEQTGTKIDIEDDGRVTVFSPDAASVQRAISMIQDITREVELDRIYVGKVKKIVEFGAFVEVIPNTEGLLHISQIAESRIRSVQDVLSEGDEVVVKVIEIDGNGKMRLSRKIALREQPALGEKEKLKNPNAANPPRD; encoded by the coding sequence ATGAGTCACAGCGTTCACATGGAGATCAACGGCCAGCCCCTGTCCCTGGAGACCGGCAAGGTCGCCAAGCAGGCGGAAGGGGCGGTCATCGTCCGGCACGGCGGAACCATGGTGCTCGCCACCTGTGTCGCCGCCCGGAGCGCCACCGAAGGGCAGGACTTCTTTCCGCTCACCGTCGAGTACCGCGAACGGGCCTATGCGGGCGGCCGGATCCCCGGCGGGTACTTCAAGCGCGAGGGCCGACCGGCCGAGCACGAGGTCCTCACCTCGCGGCTGATCGATCGCCCCATCCGCCCCCTGTTTCCCAAGGGCTTTCGCAACGAGGTCCAGGTGATCTGCCTCACCATCTCGGCCGACGGGCAGAACGAGGCCGACGTCCTGGCGATGAACGGGGCCTCCGCGGCGCTCTGTCTGTCGGGCATCCCGTTCGACGGCCCGGTGGGCGCGGTGCGGGTGGGCCTGGTCGACGGCAAGCTGGTGGCCAATCCCACGGTGGCCCAGCAGCAGCTCTGCACCCTGGAGCTGGTGATCGCGGGAACGGCGGACGCCGTGCTGATGGTGGAGGCCGGCGCGCAGGAAGTGTCCGAGGACGTCATGATCGAGGCGATCGCCTTCGGCCATGCCGAGTGCAGACGCCTGGCGGGCATTCAGCGAGAGTTGGTGCAACGGGCGGGCAAGCCCCGCTGGGCCGTCGATCCCGAAGCCGGGCGCGACCGCCAGCTGGAAGCCCGGGTGGCCGCCATCGTCGGCGACCGCCTGACGGCGGTGCTGGGGATCGTCGAGAAGCAGGCCCGCGGCGACGCGGTGCAGAGGCTCTTCGAGGAGGTGGCGCAGGCCCTGGGCGACGACGGCAAGCAGCCGGCCGTCCGCGAGGCGTTCGAAGCGCTGGAGGCCCTCGAGGTCCGCCGGATGATCGTGGATCGGGGCGTCCGCATCGACGGCCGCAAGGTCAGCGAGATCCGGCCCATCTCCGTGGACATGGCGTACCTGCCCCGCGCGCACGGCTCCGCCGTCTTCACCCGTGGTGAGACCCAGGCCCTGGTCGCGGCCACGCTGGGCACGAAGTCCGACGAGCAGAAGATCGAGTTGCTGGAAGGCGAGATGTACCGGCGCTTCATGCTGCACTACAACTTTCCCTCGTTCTCGGTGGGCGAGGTCCGTCGCTTCGGTTCTCCGGGACGGCGGGAGATCGGCCACGGGGCGCTGGCCGAACGAGCGGTGTCGGCGGTGCTGCCCTCCCGGGAGGACTTCCCCTACACGATCCGGGTCGTCTCCGACATTCTGGAGAGTAACGGCTCGAGCTCGATGGCCACGGTGTGCGGGGCCTCGCTGGCGTTGATGGATGCCGGGGTGCCGCTCAAGAGCCACGTGGCGGGAATCGCCATGGGCCTGGTGAAGGAAGGCGACCGCTACGGCATCCTCACCGACATCATGGGGACCGAGGATCACTACGGGGACATGGACTTCAAGGTGGCCGGCACCGAGAGGGGCGTCACCGCGCTGCAGATGGACATCAAGATCGCCGGGGTGTCCACCGAGATCATGCGAGCCGCCCTGGGCCAGGCCCGCGAGGCCCGGCTGTCCGTGCTGGCCAAGATGCGGGAAGCCATCGAGCGGCCGCGGCCCGAGCTGGCCCCGCACGCCCCCCGGTTCGTCACCATCAAGATCCGGCCCGAGAAGATCAGGGAGATCATCGGTCCAGGCGGCAAGGTGGTCCGGGCGATCCAGGAACAGACGGGCACCAAGATCGACATCGAGGACGATGGCCGGGTTACCGTCTTCTCGCCCGACGCAGCCTCCGTCCAGCGGGCGATTTCCATGATCCAGGACATCACCCGGGAGGTCGAGCTCGATCGGATCTACGTGGGCAAGGTCAAGAAGATCGTGGAATTCGGCGCTTTCGTGGAGGTCATCCCCAACACCGAGGGGTTGCTGCACATTTCGCAGATCGCGGAATCCCGCATCCGTAGCGTGCAAGACGTCCTGAGCGAAGGCGACGAGGTCGTGGTCAAGGTCATCGAGATCGACGGCAACGGCAAGATGCGGCTGAGCCGCAAGATCGCGCTCCGCGAGCAGCCCGCGCTCGGCGAGAAGGAGAAGCTCAAGAACCCCAACGCGGCGAACCCGCCCCGTGACTGA
- the rpsO gene encoding 30S ribosomal protein S15: MPLPIEKKRNLIQQFRVHDGDTGSPEVQIALLTERINGLTEHFKQHTKDHHSRRGLLMLIGKRRSLLEYLHKKDPERYRGIIEKLGIRR; the protein is encoded by the coding sequence ATGCCGCTGCCCATTGAGAAGAAGCGCAACCTGATCCAGCAGTTCCGCGTGCACGATGGTGATACGGGATCGCCCGAGGTGCAGATCGCGCTTCTCACCGAGCGCATCAACGGCCTCACGGAGCACTTCAAGCAGCATACGAAGGACCATCACTCCCGGCGGGGGTTGCTCATGCTGATCGGCAAGCGACGCAGCCTGCTGGAATATCTGCACAAGAAGGACCCCGAGAGGTACCGCGGGATCATCGAGAAGCTCGGAATCCGCCGTTGA
- a CDS encoding bifunctional riboflavin kinase/FAD synthetase — translation MQTVQGLESYPPDAPSAAVALGTFDGIHLAHRAILAAAVARAREGGLRALACTFDPHPAEVLRPNQTPAPISTLAERLELLAETGVDATVVLAFTPQLAAMEPEAFVKDVLLDRLHAHDVVVGYNHTFGRGARGNARLLQELAGQLGFRAHVVPPLMVDGVPVSSTAIRAALRAGDVERASRYLGRSYTINGEIVRGAGRGRELGFPTANVKPDRGVILAPGVYACRAVIGADRYRAVVNIGKRPTFGETALVIEAHLLDFAGALYGCLLRLEFVSRLRDERRFAGPEALREQISRDIAAARERV, via the coding sequence ATGCAGACCGTCCAGGGCCTCGAGTCTTACCCGCCTGACGCTCCCTCTGCCGCCGTGGCGCTGGGCACCTTCGACGGCATACACCTCGCTCACCGGGCGATCCTCGCCGCCGCCGTGGCTCGGGCCCGGGAGGGCGGACTTCGCGCGCTGGCCTGCACGTTCGATCCGCATCCCGCCGAGGTCCTCCGCCCGAACCAGACTCCGGCGCCCATCTCCACGCTCGCTGAGAGGCTCGAGCTGCTGGCCGAAACCGGCGTGGACGCCACCGTCGTCCTGGCCTTCACGCCGCAACTCGCGGCCATGGAGCCCGAGGCGTTCGTCAAGGACGTTCTGCTCGACCGCCTGCACGCCCACGACGTCGTCGTCGGCTACAACCACACGTTCGGGCGCGGGGCCCGGGGCAACGCCCGGCTCCTTCAGGAGCTGGCCGGCCAGCTGGGGTTCCGCGCCCACGTGGTTCCACCCCTCATGGTGGACGGCGTTCCGGTCTCTTCGACGGCGATCCGGGCGGCGCTGCGGGCTGGGGACGTCGAGCGGGCCAGCCGCTATCTGGGTAGGAGCTACACGATCAACGGCGAGATTGTCCGGGGGGCCGGACGCGGTCGCGAGCTGGGCTTTCCCACCGCCAACGTCAAGCCAGACCGCGGCGTCATCCTGGCCCCAGGGGTATACGCCTGCCGGGCGGTCATCGGCGCCGACCGGTATCGGGCAGTGGTGAACATCGGCAAGCGACCGACCTTCGGGGAGACCGCCCTGGTCATCGAGGCCCATCTCCTCGATTTTGCGGGAGCGCTCTACGGCTGCCTGCTACGGCTCGAGTTCGTCAGCCGGCTCAGGGACGAGCGACGCTTCGCGGGCCCCGAGGCTCTGCGCGAGCAGATCAGCCGCGACATCGCCGCCGCCCGCGAACGGGTCTGA
- the truB gene encoding tRNA pseudouridine(55) synthase TruB yields the protein MSRATRSGVLVVAKAAGMTSFDVVALVRRRLGARRVGHAGTLDPDATGVLPILIGEATKLMAYMQEFDKEYVVTVRFGVRTDTLDLSGRVLATAPVPALDRERLIKATRPFVGRIKQIPPMYSALHHEGQRLYELARKGVEVPREPRTVVVHSIDVAGVELPRATLRIVCGKGAYVRSLVADLGDALGCGAAVEHLVRVRVGPFAVRDAVPSAEVASSPAPALWARVLPPEAAVAGWPVVRLEPRVAAAFLNGQSVTAVPYPPGAARFVAVHASTSGFLGVGEFLGGRVKPARILHADRPGPRVLPA from the coding sequence ATGAGCCGGGCGACCCGCTCCGGCGTCCTCGTCGTGGCCAAGGCGGCCGGCATGACGTCGTTCGACGTCGTCGCGCTGGTCCGCCGACGGCTCGGCGCCCGTCGAGTCGGTCACGCCGGCACGCTGGATCCGGACGCCACCGGCGTCCTGCCCATCCTCATCGGGGAAGCCACCAAGCTGATGGCGTACATGCAGGAATTCGACAAGGAGTACGTCGTCACCGTGCGCTTCGGGGTCCGAACCGACACGCTGGATCTGTCCGGCCGGGTGCTGGCCACCGCCCCCGTGCCCGCGCTTGATCGCGAGCGCTTGATCAAGGCCACCCGCCCGTTCGTCGGGCGCATCAAGCAGATCCCGCCGATGTACTCGGCCCTCCACCACGAGGGCCAGCGTCTGTACGAGCTGGCCCGAAAGGGTGTGGAGGTGCCGAGGGAGCCCAGGACCGTGGTGGTTCATTCAATCGACGTCGCCGGGGTGGAGCTGCCGCGGGCCACGTTGAGGATCGTCTGCGGCAAGGGCGCGTATGTCCGCTCCCTCGTGGCCGATCTCGGTGATGCGCTGGGGTGCGGAGCCGCCGTGGAGCACCTGGTGCGGGTGCGCGTGGGGCCGTTCGCGGTACGCGACGCCGTGCCTTCCGCCGAGGTGGCGTCGAGCCCGGCCCCGGCGTTGTGGGCGCGGGTGCTGCCTCCGGAGGCAGCGGTGGCCGGATGGCCCGTCGTCCGGCTCGAGCCCCGGGTGGCGGCGGCGTTCCTGAACGGCCAGTCCGTGACTGCGGTGCCGTACCCTCCCGGCGCAGCGCGGTTCGTCGCCGTGCACGCCTCCACCAGCGGCTTCCTCGGCGTCGGGGAGTTCCTCGGCGGCCGGGTGAAGCCGGCGCGAATCCTTCATGCAGACCGTCCAGGGCCTCGAGTCTTACCCGCCTGA
- a CDS encoding bifunctional oligoribonuclease/PAP phosphatase NrnA, which yields MRVPAEVLVPFRHAPRRALMLGHVHPDADVLGTLLALGLGLSARGWTVSWGGPDPAPEVLSFLPGIERYRRLTGVSGPLDVVVLTDCPNPDRTQGLLGQARQAGAEVVNIDHHHDNRRYGDVNWVDPTAAAAGEMVYELCRALDVPITPPIALNLFTAIHMDTGSFRYSNVTPETFRIAGALVAAGVEPAFVSNRLYERRPAQALRLLGETLARVQLSADGRVAWLALRAGAVPESFVEAEDLVSYPRSLASVRVACLLRERGDTVKVSLRGKGDIDVSRIAARFGGGGHPNAAGCTVAGALDTVTRDVLAAVEAELGVP from the coding sequence GTGCGCGTCCCTGCCGAGGTTCTCGTCCCGTTCCGGCACGCGCCCCGGCGCGCCCTCATGCTGGGCCACGTCCACCCGGATGCCGACGTGCTGGGTACCCTGCTGGCCCTGGGACTCGGTCTGAGCGCCCGGGGCTGGACGGTGTCCTGGGGGGGCCCGGACCCCGCGCCGGAGGTTCTGTCCTTCCTGCCCGGTATCGAGCGTTATCGCCGACTCACCGGCGTGAGCGGCCCCCTCGACGTCGTCGTGCTGACCGACTGCCCGAATCCCGATCGGACCCAGGGCCTGCTCGGGCAGGCCCGCCAGGCCGGAGCCGAGGTCGTCAACATCGATCATCACCACGACAACCGGCGATACGGAGACGTGAACTGGGTCGATCCGACGGCGGCGGCCGCCGGGGAAATGGTCTACGAGCTGTGCCGTGCGCTGGACGTGCCCATCACCCCGCCGATCGCCCTGAATCTGTTCACGGCCATCCACATGGACACGGGCTCCTTCCGGTACTCCAACGTAACGCCCGAGACGTTCCGCATCGCGGGAGCGCTGGTCGCCGCCGGAGTCGAGCCCGCGTTCGTCTCCAACCGGCTGTACGAGCGTCGCCCGGCTCAGGCCCTCCGGCTGCTGGGCGAGACGCTGGCTCGCGTGCAGCTGAGCGCGGACGGGCGCGTGGCCTGGCTGGCCCTGCGGGCCGGCGCCGTCCCCGAGTCCTTCGTCGAGGCGGAGGACCTCGTCAGCTACCCCCGTTCGCTGGCGTCCGTGCGCGTGGCCTGCCTGTTGCGGGAGCGCGGCGACACGGTGAAGGTCAGCCTGCGCGGCAAGGGCGACATCGACGTGAGTCGTATCGCGGCCAGATTCGGTGGAGGCGGCCACCCCAACGCGGCCGGCTGCACGGTGGCGGGTGCGCTCGACACCGTCACCCGCGACGTGCTGGCCGCCGTGGAGGCCGAGCTGGGCGTGCCATGA
- the rbfA gene encoding 30S ribosome-binding factor RbfA — MQGKRLDRVNQLIREEISLLLQRELKDPGLGFVTVTEVETTKDLRSAKIFVSVLGDEGQWTASLAALTRARGFIRNWLREHLDLRVTPELEFRADRSMEHAARIQQLLKRLGGDR, encoded by the coding sequence ATGCAGGGCAAGCGCCTGGATCGCGTCAACCAGCTCATCCGCGAGGAGATCTCGCTGCTGCTCCAGCGCGAGCTCAAGGACCCGGGACTGGGGTTCGTCACCGTGACGGAGGTGGAGACGACCAAGGATCTCAGGTCGGCCAAGATCTTCGTCTCGGTGCTGGGCGACGAGGGGCAGTGGACCGCCTCCCTGGCCGCCTTGACCCGGGCCCGGGGATTCATCCGCAACTGGCTCCGCGAGCATCTGGACCTGCGCGTGACGCCCGAGCTGGAGTTTCGGGCCGACCGGTCGATGGAGCACGCGGCCCGCATCCAACAACTGCTCAAGCGGCTCGGCGGCGACCGCTAG
- a CDS encoding DUF503 domain-containing protein, whose amino-acid sequence MSVARVAVGTIELHLPDVDSLKGKRHVLKGLKERVRARFEVAVAEVDHHDVWQRATLAVACVSHDSRHANEVVSKAMGFIEANVDGSVIETSLEIL is encoded by the coding sequence ATGTCTGTTGCACGCGTCGCTGTCGGCACGATCGAGCTGCACCTGCCGGACGTCGACTCGCTGAAGGGCAAGCGCCACGTCCTCAAGGGCCTCAAGGAGCGGGTGCGCGCCCGCTTCGAGGTGGCGGTGGCCGAGGTCGATCACCACGATGTCTGGCAGCGGGCGACACTGGCCGTGGCCTGCGTCTCCCACGACTCCCGCCACGCCAACGAGGTGGTCTCCAAGGCCATGGGCTTCATCGAGGCCAACGTGGACGGGTCCGTGATCGAGACGAGCCTGGAGATCCTCTGA
- the infB gene encoding translation initiation factor IF-2 encodes MAATKIKVIDLAKELGVTSKDIMLAAEEMGRKGVRAMTPLDATLAHELRVKLGKGREIPEEARPKRPARVRATAPEGAEGEAPKKTARVRKPKAEVPGEVPSEPVELKPAATIVKPKPSEKPAEAVPEMPEPVAPVAETVEVKPAPPAPEPPPPSVKPLVTAPPPPPRPAAPPKPEPKIVPFRPLERPAPAPPPPGRPAPRQPATPFAPPRVVQAPPRPAPPPREPRREPPREVVPPAASAAPSIVAPPPAAPVDVPPARVSVPAPPPQPVVEVKRELVRVPESVTVAELAEKMRRKSGEVIKTLLELGVMRMVNDLLDPTEAKLVADRLGFDLEIRSVEGDVLDEDEVDPSQLSLRPPVVTVMGHVDHGKTSLLDYVRKTKIAEKEFGGITQHIGAYQVMTSHGKVTFLDTPGHEAFTAMRARGAQATDIVILVVAADDGVMPQTVEALNHARAANVPIIVAVNKIDRPEADPERVKRELANHGLVPEEWGGQTIFVPTSAKKGTGVDQLLEMTALQAEILELKAAPNRAAKGVIIEGRLDRGRGPVATVLVQTGTLREGDAVVVGAHAGRIRALIDPAGRKVKSAGPSDPVELLGLGGVPAAGDVLVAVSDERKARQIAQMRAERERAKIKAATRVTLESLHKQIVSGEVKELRLVLKADVQGSVEALGEALERLSTDEVKLKVIHASVGAINESDVMLASASNAIVIGFNIKADPKAQSQAQANGVDLRHYNIIYDVINDLKAALAGLLAPEIRETVLGRAQARQIFVISKLGPIAGSYVQEGKILRGARVRVRRGDSVVGEGTVTSLKRFKEDVREVLAGLECGIGVDAVKGLQPGDILEVFSTEEVARTL; translated from the coding sequence TTGGCGGCAACGAAGATCAAAGTCATCGATCTGGCGAAGGAGCTCGGGGTGACGAGCAAAGACATCATGCTGGCGGCCGAGGAGATGGGCCGCAAAGGTGTCCGGGCCATGACCCCCCTCGATGCCACCCTCGCTCACGAGCTCCGCGTCAAGCTGGGCAAGGGCCGTGAGATCCCGGAGGAGGCTCGTCCCAAGCGTCCCGCTCGCGTCCGCGCCACCGCGCCCGAGGGGGCGGAGGGCGAAGCGCCGAAGAAGACGGCTCGCGTCCGCAAACCGAAGGCCGAAGTGCCGGGCGAGGTGCCCTCCGAGCCCGTGGAGCTGAAGCCGGCGGCGACGATCGTCAAGCCCAAGCCGAGCGAGAAGCCGGCCGAAGCCGTTCCGGAGATGCCGGAGCCCGTCGCGCCGGTCGCCGAGACCGTCGAGGTGAAGCCGGCCCCGCCGGCGCCCGAGCCGCCGCCACCGTCCGTGAAGCCGCTCGTGACCGCACCGCCGCCTCCGCCCCGACCGGCCGCGCCGCCGAAGCCCGAGCCGAAGATCGTTCCCTTCCGTCCGCTCGAGCGGCCGGCGCCGGCACCGCCTCCGCCCGGGCGTCCGGCCCCGCGTCAGCCGGCCACCCCGTTCGCACCGCCGCGTGTCGTCCAGGCCCCGCCCCGGCCGGCGCCGCCGCCGCGAGAGCCGCGTCGCGAGCCGCCGCGTGAGGTCGTGCCGCCCGCGGCCAGCGCCGCACCCTCGATTGTGGCGCCGCCGCCGGCCGCGCCGGTCGACGTCCCGCCGGCCCGGGTCAGCGTCCCGGCTCCGCCGCCGCAGCCCGTGGTCGAAGTCAAACGCGAGCTCGTCCGCGTACCCGAATCCGTGACGGTGGCGGAGCTGGCCGAGAAGATGAGGCGCAAATCGGGCGAAGTGATCAAGACCCTGCTCGAGCTGGGTGTCATGCGGATGGTCAATGACCTGCTGGATCCCACCGAGGCCAAGCTCGTGGCCGACAGGTTGGGCTTCGACCTGGAGATCCGCTCGGTCGAAGGCGACGTCCTCGACGAGGACGAGGTCGATCCGAGCCAGCTCAGCTTGCGACCGCCGGTGGTCACCGTGATGGGACACGTCGATCACGGCAAGACCTCCCTGCTGGACTACGTCCGCAAGACGAAGATCGCCGAAAAGGAGTTCGGCGGTATCACCCAGCACATCGGCGCCTATCAGGTGATGACCTCGCACGGCAAGGTGACGTTCCTGGACACTCCCGGCCACGAGGCCTTCACCGCGATGCGGGCCCGGGGGGCCCAGGCGACGGACATCGTGATCCTGGTGGTGGCCGCCGACGACGGGGTGATGCCTCAGACCGTCGAGGCCCTCAACCACGCCCGGGCCGCGAATGTCCCGATCATCGTAGCCGTGAACAAGATCGACCGGCCGGAAGCCGACCCCGAGCGGGTCAAGCGCGAGCTGGCCAACCACGGGCTCGTGCCGGAAGAGTGGGGCGGCCAGACGATCTTCGTACCGACCTCGGCCAAGAAGGGTACCGGGGTCGACCAGCTGCTGGAGATGACTGCCCTGCAGGCCGAGATCCTCGAGCTCAAGGCTGCCCCCAATCGGGCGGCCAAGGGCGTGATCATCGAAGGCCGGCTGGATCGCGGCCGTGGTCCCGTGGCCACCGTCCTGGTGCAGACCGGAACGTTGCGGGAAGGCGATGCGGTGGTAGTGGGCGCCCATGCCGGACGGATCCGCGCCCTCATCGACCCGGCCGGCCGCAAGGTGAAGTCGGCGGGGCCGTCGGACCCGGTGGAGCTGCTCGGCCTCGGAGGTGTCCCCGCCGCCGGCGACGTGCTGGTGGCGGTCTCCGATGAGCGCAAGGCCCGGCAGATCGCCCAGATGCGGGCTGAGCGGGAACGCGCCAAGATCAAGGCGGCCACGCGGGTCACGCTGGAGAGTCTGCACAAGCAGATCGTCAGTGGGGAGGTCAAGGAGCTGCGGCTGGTGCTCAAGGCCGACGTGCAGGGCTCGGTGGAAGCGCTGGGGGAGGCCCTGGAGCGGCTGAGCACCGACGAGGTCAAGCTCAAAGTCATCCACGCCTCGGTGGGCGCGATCAACGAGAGCGACGTCATGCTGGCCTCGGCCTCCAACGCCATCGTGATCGGGTTCAACATCAAAGCGGATCCCAAAGCCCAGAGCCAGGCCCAGGCCAACGGCGTCGATCTCCGCCACTACAACATCATCTACGACGTCATCAATGACCTGAAGGCCGCGCTGGCCGGACTGCTGGCACCCGAGATCCGGGAGACGGTGCTGGGCCGGGCCCAGGCCCGGCAGATCTTCGTCATTTCCAAACTCGGCCCCATCGCCGGCAGTTACGTCCAGGAAGGCAAGATCCTGCGCGGCGCCCGGGTGCGTGTCCGGCGCGGCGACAGCGTGGTCGGCGAGGGGACCGTGACCTCGCTCAAGCGATTCAAGGAAGACGTCCGCGAGGTGCTGGCCGGGTTGGAGTGCGGAATCGGCGTCGATGCGGTGAAGGGGCTCCAGCCGGGCGATATCCTCGAGGTCTTCAGCACCGAGGAAGTCGCGCGCACGCTGTAG
- a CDS encoding YlxR family protein, with translation MAHEQRGPWRTCIGCRKVRLKAELMRLVRRPDGAVVRDATGLGRGAYVCPDTECLERATQPGRLSHAFRQPSVPGPELASGGRRDPKPLRGR, from the coding sequence ATGGCGCACGAGCAGCGGGGTCCGTGGCGGACGTGTATCGGGTGCCGGAAGGTGAGGCTCAAGGCTGAGCTGATGCGGTTGGTACGGCGACCGGACGGGGCCGTGGTGCGGGATGCCACCGGCCTCGGCCGAGGCGCCTATGTCTGTCCGGACACCGAGTGCCTGGAGCGAGCCACCCAGCCGGGACGGCTCAGCCACGCATTCAGGCAACCCAGTGTGCCGGGGCCGGAGCTGGCAAGCGGCGGCCGGCGGGATCCGAAACCACTCCGGGGGAGGTGA